A region from the Dromaius novaehollandiae isolate bDroNov1 chromosome 28, bDroNov1.hap1, whole genome shotgun sequence genome encodes:
- the TUBA1A gene encoding tubulin alpha-1A chain: MRECISIHVGQAGVQIGNACWELYCLEHGIQPDGQMPSDKTIGGGDDSFNTFFSETGAGKHVPRAVFVDLEPTVIDEVRTGTYRQLFHPEQLITGKEDAANNYARGHYTIGKEIIDLVLDRIRKLADQCTGLQGFLVFHSFGGGTGSGFTSLLMERLSVDYGKKSKLEFSIYPAPQVSTAVVEPYNSILTTHTTLEHSDCAFMVDNEAIYDICRRNLDIERPTYTNLNRLIGQIVSSITASLRFDGALNVDLTEFQTNLVPYPRIHFPLATYAPVISAEKAYHEQLSVAEITNACFEPANQMVKCDPRHGKYMACCLLYRGDVVPKDVNAAIATIKTKRTIQFVDWCPTGFKVGINYQPPTVVPGGDLAKVQRAVCMLSNTTAIAEAWARLDHKFDLMYAKRAFVHWYVGEGMEEGEFSEAREDMAALEKDYEEVGVDSVEGEGEEEGEEY, translated from the exons ATG cgTGAGTGCATCTCCATCCACGTGGGCCAAGCGGGCGTGCAGATCGGCAATGCCTGCTGGGAGCTGTACTGCCTGGAGCACGGCATCCAGCCCGACGGGCAGATGCCCAGCGACAAGACCATCGGCGGCGGCGACGACTCCTTCAACACCTTCTTCAGCGAGACGGGGGCCGGCAAGCACGTGCCGCGCGCCGTCTTCGTGGACCTGGAGCCGACGGTGATCG ACGAAGTGCGCACGGGGACCTACCGGCAGCTCTTCCACCCCGAGCAGCTGATCACGGGCAAGGAGGATGCGGCCAACAACTACGCGCGGGGGCACTACACCATCGGCAAGGAGATCATCGACCTGGTCCTCGACCGCATCCGCAAGCTG GCTGaccagtgcacaggcctgcagGGCTTCCTGGTCTTCCACAGCTTCGGCGGGGGCACCGGCTCCGGCTTCACCTCCCTGCTCATGGAGCGCCTCTCCGTCGACTACGGCAAGAAGTCCAAGCTGGAGTTCTCCATCTACCCGGCACCGCAGGTGTCCACGGCCGTGGTGGAGCCCTACAACTCCATCCTCACCACCCACACCACCCTGGAGCACTCCGACTGCGCCTTCATGGTGGACAACGAGGCCATCTACGACATCTGCCGCCGGAACCTGGACATCGAGCGCCCCACCTACACCAACCTCAACAGGTTGATAGGCCAGATCGTGTCCTCCATCACGGCGTCCCTGCGCTTCGATGGGGCCCTGAATGTCGATCTGACCGAGTTCCAGACCAACCTGGTGCCCTATCCCCGCATCCACTTCCCCCTGGCCACCTACGCCCCCGTCATCTCTGCTGAGAAAGCTTACCACGAGCAGCTCTCTGTAGCAGAGATCACCAACGCCTGCTTCGAGCCGGCCAACCAGATGGTGAAATGCGACCCTCGCCACGGCAAGTACatggcctgctgcctgctgtaccGTGGCGACGTGGTGCCCAAAGATGTCAACGCCGCCATCGCCACCATCAAGACCAAGCGCACTATCCAGTTTGTGGACTGGTGCCCCACGGGTTTCAAGGTGGGCATCAACTACCAGCCGCCCACGGTGGTTCCCGGCGGGGACCTGGCCAAGGTGCAGCGCGCCGTGTGCATGCTGAGCAACACGACGGCCatcgccgaggcctgggcccgcCTGGACCACAAGTTTGACCTGATGTACGCCAAGCGTGCCTTCGTGCACTGGTACGTGGGGGAGGGCATGGAGGAGGGGGAGTTCTCGGAGGCGCGGGAGGACATGGCGGCCCTGGAGAAGGATTACGAGGAGGTGGGGGTGGACTCGGTGGAAGGCGAGGGCGAGGAGGAAGGTGAGGAATACTAA
- the LOC135323807 gene encoding tubulin alpha-1B chain has translation MRECISIHVGQAGVQIGNACWELYCLEHGIQPDGQMPSDKTIGGGDDSFNTFFSETGAGKHVPRAVFVDLEPTVIDEVRTGTYRQLFHPEQLITGKEDAANNYARGHYTIGKEIIDLVLDRIRKLADQCTGLQGFLVFHSFGGGTGSGFTSLLMERLSVDYGKKSKLEFSIYPAPQVSTAVVEPYNSILTTHTTLEHSDCAFMVDNEAIYDICRRNLDIERPTYTNLNRLISQIVSSITASLRFDGALNVDLTEFQTNLVPYPRIHFPLATYAPVISAEKAYHEQLSVAEITNACFEPANQMVKCDPRHGKYMACCLLYRGDVVPKDVNAAIATIKTKRSIQFVDWCPTGFKVGINYQPPTVVPGGDLAKVQRAVCMLSNTTAIAEAWARLDHKFDLMYAKRAFVHWYVGEGMEEGEFSEAREDMAALEKDYEEVGVDSVEGEGEEEGEEY, from the exons Atg CGTGAGTGCATCTCCATCCACGTGGGCCAAGCGGGCGTGCAGATCGGCAATGCCTGCTGGGAGCTGTACTGCCTGGAGCACGGCATCCAGCCCGACGGGCAGATGCCCAGCGACAAGACCATCGGCGGCGGCGACGACTCCTTCAACACCTTCTTCAGCGAGACGGGGGCCGGCAAGCACGTGCCGCGCGCCGTCTTCGTGGACCTGGAGCCGACGGTGATCG ACGAAGTGCGCACGGGGACCTACCGGCAGCTCTTCCACCCCGAGCAGCTGATCACGGGCAAGGAGGATGCGGCCAACAACTACGCGCGGGGGCACTACACCATCGGCAAGGAGATCATCGACCTGGTCCTCGACCGCATCCGCAAGCTG GCTGaccagtgcacaggcctgcagGGCTTCCTGGTCTTCCACAGCTTCGGCGGGGGCACTGGCTCCGGCTTCACCTCCCTGCTCATGGAGCGCCTCTCCGTCGACTACGGCAAGAAGTCCAAGCTGGAGTTCTCCATCTACCCGGCACCGCAGGTGTCCACGGCCGTGGTGGAGCCCTACAACTCCATCCTCACCACCCACACCACCCTGGAGCACTCCGACTGCGCCTTCATGGTGGACAACGAGGCCATCTACGACATCTGCCGCCGGAACCTGGACATCGAGCGCCCCACCTACACCAACCTCAACCGCCTTATCAGCCAGATCGTGTCCTCCATCACGGCGTCCCTGCGCTTCGATGGGGCCCTGAATGTCGATCTGACCGAGTTCCAGACCAACCTGGTGCCCTACCCCCGCATCCACTTCCCTCTGGCCACCTACGCCCCCGTCATCTCTGCTGAGAAAGCTTACCACGAGCAGCTCTCTGTAGCAGAGATCACCAACGCCTGCTTCGAGCCGGCCAACCAGATGGTGAAATGCGACCCTCGCCACGGCAAGTACatggcctgctgcctgctgtaccGTGGCGACGTGGTGCCCAAAGATGTCAACGCCGCCATCGCCACCATCAAGACCAAGCGCAGCATCCAGTTTGTGGACTGGTGCCCGACGGGTTTCAAGGTGGGCATCAACTACCAGCCGCCCACGGTGGTTCCCGGCGGGGACCTGGCCAAGGTGCAGCGCGCCGTGTGCATGCTGAGCAACACGACGGCCatcgccgaggcctgggcccgcCTGGACCACAAGTTTGACCTGATGTACGCCAAGCGTGCCTTCGTGCACTGGTACGTGGGGGAGGGCATGGAGGAGGGGGAGTTCTCGGAGGCGCGGGAGGACATGGCGGCCCTGGAGAAGGATTACGAGGAGGTGGGGGTGGACTCGGTGGAAGGCGAGGGCGAGGAGGAAGGTGAGGAATACTAA